One window of Jannaschia sp. CCS1 genomic DNA carries:
- the argB gene encoding acetylglutamate kinase, which yields MKTQMTRDNLATARTLSEALPYLQRFNDAVVVVKFGGNAMGDDAEMASFARDMVLLRQVGVNPVVVHGGGPMINDMLAKLGIESTFLNGKRVTDAATVDVVEMVLSGRVNKRIVQAINAQGGKAVGLSGKDANLITCVPADPELGFVGDPSQVDPSVINTLFEDDIIPVIAPLGQGAEGETYNINGDTAAGAIASALQADRLLLLTNVSGVKNAAGDVVTELTAADVDAMVADGTIAGGMIPKTETALQAVRTGVRACIIVDGRVPNAVLLELFTEHGAGSMIRA from the coding sequence ATGAAAACCCAGATGACCCGCGACAATCTTGCGACCGCCCGGACCCTGTCCGAAGCCCTGCCCTACCTGCAACGCTTCAATGACGCCGTCGTCGTGGTGAAATTCGGTGGCAACGCCATGGGCGACGACGCCGAAATGGCGTCCTTTGCCCGGGACATGGTCCTCTTGCGTCAGGTTGGCGTGAACCCCGTCGTGGTCCATGGCGGCGGCCCGATGATCAACGACATGCTGGCCAAGCTCGGCATTGAAAGCACGTTTCTGAACGGCAAGCGCGTCACCGACGCCGCGACGGTGGACGTTGTGGAAATGGTCCTGTCGGGCCGCGTGAACAAGCGCATCGTCCAGGCCATCAACGCCCAGGGCGGCAAGGCCGTCGGCCTCTCGGGCAAAGACGCCAACCTGATCACCTGCGTGCCTGCCGATCCGGAACTCGGCTTTGTCGGCGACCCGTCCCAGGTCGATCCCAGTGTGATCAATACCCTCTTTGAGGATGACATCATTCCCGTCATCGCCCCGCTGGGTCAGGGCGCGGAGGGTGAGACCTACAATATCAACGGCGATACGGCAGCGGGGGCCATCGCAAGCGCCCTGCAGGCCGACCGCCTGCTGCTGCTGACCAATGTGTCCGGCGTGAAGAATGCCGCCGGTGACGTCGTGACGGAACTGACCGCCGCCGATGTCGACGCCATGGTCGCCGATGGCACCATCGCGGGCGGCATGATCCCCAAGACCGAAACGGCGCTGCAAGCCGTCCGCACGGGCGTGCGCGCCTGCATTATTGTCGATGGCCGCGTCCCCAACGCCGTGCTGCTGGAACTCTTTACCGAGCACGGGGCCGGCTCGATGATCAGGGCGTAA
- the yihA gene encoding ribosome biogenesis GTP-binding protein YihA/YsxC, giving the protein MTTLPFPLAEAPDALTEERGRKLFAGNTDFLKGVVAMDGLPPADRIEVCFAGRSNVGKSTLINALTGRKGLARASNTPGRTQEINYFTLLDSHYLVDLPGYGYAEAPLHVVQQWQALLKSYLQGRATLRRAFVLIDARHGVKAVDEEIMKLLDIAAVPFQTVLTKSDKVKGRDRDASLARTRKALANHPAAYPEIILTSSEKGDGIPTLRATIATIET; this is encoded by the coding sequence ATGACCACCCTGCCCTTTCCGCTGGCCGAGGCCCCCGATGCATTGACCGAAGAACGGGGTCGCAAATTGTTCGCGGGCAACACCGACTTCCTCAAGGGCGTCGTGGCGATGGACGGCCTGCCGCCCGCCGACCGGATCGAGGTTTGCTTTGCGGGCCGCTCCAACGTCGGCAAATCGACGCTGATCAACGCGCTGACGGGCCGCAAAGGCCTGGCGCGGGCCTCCAACACGCCGGGCCGCACGCAGGAAATCAACTACTTCACCTTGCTCGACAGCCACTACCTCGTGGACCTTCCCGGCTATGGCTATGCCGAGGCCCCGCTGCATGTCGTGCAGCAATGGCAGGCCCTGCTGAAATCCTACCTCCAGGGGCGCGCCACCCTGCGCCGCGCATTCGTGTTGATCGACGCGCGCCATGGCGTGAAGGCCGTCGATGAAGAGATCATGAAGCTCCTCGACATCGCCGCGGTCCCGTTCCAGACCGTTCTGACCAAATCCGACAAGGTGAAGGGCCGCGACCGCGACGCCTCCCTCGCCCGCACCCGCAAGGCCCTCGCCAACCACCCCGCGGCCTACCCCGAGATCATCCTCACCTCGTCCGAGAAGGGCGATGGCATCCCCACCTTGCGGGCCACGATTGCGACGATTGAGACCTGA
- a CDS encoding CatB-related O-acetyltransferase, which translates to MTGPDPATLAPMLPTYAGTVFLKPLAEGLGNVTVGDYTYYDDRDETRDFFTRNVLHHYDFIGDHLHIGPFCAIAHGVRIFMNGGTHAMDGFSTFPFNIFGHGWEDGFDPATWKAVHKGDTRIGPDVWIGNSATIMPGVTIGAGAIIAANATVTKDVAPYTIAAGNPAQTVKHRFDADTVARLLEIAWWDWPADKITRNLNAIRGADLPALEAAT; encoded by the coding sequence ATGACCGGCCCGGACCCCGCAACCCTCGCCCCGATGCTGCCCACCTATGCGGGCACCGTGTTCCTCAAGCCGCTGGCGGAGGGGCTCGGCAATGTCACCGTGGGCGATTACACCTACTATGACGACCGGGACGAAACGCGCGATTTCTTCACTCGCAACGTCCTGCACCACTATGATTTCATCGGTGATCACCTCCATATCGGCCCGTTCTGCGCCATTGCCCACGGCGTGCGCATCTTCATGAACGGTGGCACGCACGCGATGGATGGGTTCTCGACGTTCCCGTTCAACATCTTCGGGCATGGGTGGGAGGACGGGTTCGACCCCGCCACCTGGAAAGCCGTCCACAAGGGTGACACCCGTATCGGCCCGGACGTCTGGATCGGCAATTCCGCTACAATCATGCCCGGCGTCACCATCGGCGCGGGCGCGATCATTGCCGCCAATGCCACCGTCACCAAGGACGTCGCGCCCTACACAATCGCTGCCGGAAATCCAGCGCAGACCGTGAAACATCGGTTTGACGCCGATACCGTGGCGCGTCTTCTGGAGATCGCGTGGTGGGACTGGCCCGCCGACAAGATCACCCGTAACCTGAACGCCATTCGCGGCGCTGACCTGCCCGCGCTGGAGGCTGCGACATGA
- a CDS encoding MOSC domain-containing protein, with protein sequence MTWALDQIWRYPIKGIGAERLRAIDLAPGLPLPLDRAWAVLEEGGDASDGWRSCRNFLRGAKGPSLMAVTCRVDGDVIHLSHPDQTDISVTPGGDMDAFFDWLAPIYPENRPKAAALVASPPEGMSDAPFASISILNPSSLRALGQKLDQPLDERRFRGNLWVDGLAPWEEFDLVGKTLVIGDAHLDVVERITRCRATEANPATGKRDANTLRALEDGWGHQDFGVYAMVRQGGQIKAGDTVAVA encoded by the coding sequence ATGACCTGGGCCCTGGATCAGATCTGGCGCTATCCCATCAAGGGCATCGGGGCCGAGAGGCTTCGGGCGATTGATCTTGCGCCCGGCCTGCCCCTGCCGCTGGATCGCGCCTGGGCCGTGCTGGAAGAGGGCGGCGATGCCTCCGATGGCTGGCGATCCTGCCGAAACTTCCTGCGCGGGGCCAAGGGGCCATCGCTTATGGCGGTGACGTGCCGCGTGGACGGGGACGTGATCCATCTGTCTCATCCCGATCAGACTGACATCAGCGTGACCCCCGGCGGCGACATGGATGCCTTCTTTGACTGGCTTGCCCCGATCTATCCGGAGAACCGCCCGAAAGCCGCGGCCCTCGTCGCGTCCCCGCCCGAAGGGATGTCTGACGCGCCATTCGCCTCCATCAGCATCCTCAACCCGTCGTCCCTGCGGGCGCTTGGGCAGAAGCTGGATCAACCCCTGGACGAGCGGCGCTTTCGCGGGAATCTGTGGGTTGATGGGCTTGCCCCGTGGGAAGAGTTCGATTTGGTGGGCAAAACGCTCGTCATCGGCGACGCTCATCTCGACGTCGTCGAGCGGATCACCCGCTGCCGCGCGACCGAGGCCAATCCCGCGACCGGCAAACGCGATGCCAACACGCTGCGCGCGTTGGAAGACGGCTGGGGCCACCAGGATTTCGGCGTCTACGCTATGGTTCGCCAGGGCGGCCAGATCAAAGCGGGCGACACCGTCGCGGTCGCATGA